Part of the Caulifigura coniformis genome, TCTTCGCGTTCCGCGATCCGAACTACCTCAGCAACCTGATGGCCTCGCCCTGGGGCCGCTTCGTCACGATCACCGCGTTCTTCCTCGAGTTCGTGGGAGCGATCTGGGTCATGGCCGTTCTCCGGAAGAGCCAGCAGTCGTAACGACGTTTCGCGAATCACCGATCCACTTCCGGCGAACCTCGTCTCGCCGGCGGAACTGAAACATCCCCGCAGAAGGGGGCCGCCATGCTCGAACAACTCCTCCCCGGCTTTACTCCGAACAACCGCCTGCTGATCGCGGCGGGATTCGGGCTGGTGATCGCGCTCTGTTTCGTCCGGATCGTCTACAAACGCTGGCGGAAGCAATCCGCCTCGCGACCCGCGCGTGTGAAGGCCAAAACTCCCGTTTCCCAGCCGGCGACGATTACGTCCCGGTCGGCCGGTTCCGTGCAGATGGAAACCAAGCCGATCTACACGCCCCCCGCCTACCGGCCTGCAGCGCCGGATGTCGGCGGGACCTGGCGCGGGACACCGATCGCCGATGACAGCGACTACGTCTTCGGCGCCGCGACGCCGTCCCTGGCCGAACTGCTGCCGGAATCCGATGAGCGGAAAGAAGTCGTTTCCACGACGCTCAAGAACGCCGGATACTACTCGGCGCACGCGTGGCACAACCTGGCGGCCATCCGCTGCCTGGGCATCGTCCTGCCGATCCTGATCTTCGGGTTGCTGCTCGTCCTGGTTCCAGAGCCGCTGGAGCCCTACGTGATCGGTGCGATGGTCGTGTTCGCGATCCTTGGCTGGTCGCTGCCGACGATCTACGTCCGGACGCGGGCGAAAAACCGTCTGGAAGAAATGGGGCGCGGCATGCCGGACATGCTCGACCTGCTCAACATGTGCGTC contains:
- a CDS encoding type II secretion system F family protein, with product MLEQLLPGFTPNNRLLIAAGFGLVIALCFVRIVYKRWRKQSASRPARVKAKTPVSQPATITSRSAGSVQMETKPIYTPPAYRPAAPDVGGTWRGTPIADDSDYVFGAATPSLAELLPESDERKEVVSTTLKNAGYYSAHAWHNLAAIRCLGIVLPILIFGLLLVLVPEPLEPYVIGAMVVFAILGWSLPTIYVRTRAKNRLEEMGRGMPDMLDLLNMCVSQGMTVPTALARVSKELDPVYPALAKELKIVTDQARVGTLDQALRAFSNRVDIPEVHSFTSLLIQTERMGTSMSEALIEHSDNMRESYRQRADEKANAATFKLLFPTVLCLMPAVFMFLLGPATIELNDFFTGRGAEILNATNQGMQMDQAGANGR